The genomic region TGACTTCGCAGCTTGAATTATTTGATCCTTCTTATTTTTTATTATAGCTCTTCCTGGTGCGGGAAAGCAAGAGACCGAGCGTCTTTTCCTGAACGAGCGAGGCACGCAGGTTATCAAGTCCGCCGTCCTGTGAATCATAATATTTCTTGACCGCGTCCGCGGTCTGTCCCGCTCCCTTCGCCATCGCCGCGATGGATGCGGACAGTTCCTGATCGGTCACTTCGATCTTTTCTTTTTCAGCTATCTCTTCGAGCAGCAGGATCCCTTTGACCCGCTTCACGGCCAGGTCCTGGTTCTTCTCCATGAACTTCTTCGCATCAAAGGACTTGATGTCCATGCCCTGCCGGGCAAAGCGAGTGGCCTGCTGCCGCGCCATGGTCTGCAGTTCATGTTCCACCATGCCCTGCGGCACATCGAACGCATGAGCATCCACCAGTCTCGACATCAATTCCTCACGCTGGGCAGACCCCTGCTCGTCGCGCTTTCGCGCCTCGAGATCTTCCCTGACCCGAGCCTTCAGTTCGTCGACCGTTTTGTTGCCGCCGGTATCCTTCGCGAACTCATCGTTCAGCTCGGGGAGGACCTTTTTCTTGATCTCTTTAAGCGACACCGTAAAGCGCGCGTCCTTGCCCGCTATTTCCTTATTAGCATAATCCGCCGGGAACGTGACCTGGATATCCCGTGTCTCGCCCTTCTTCATGCCGATAAGCTGCTCCTCGAACCCCGGGATCAGATTTCCCGAACCGATGGCGAGCATATGGTCCGCTGCCTTGGCGCCTTCGATGGTCTTTCCTCCATGGAACCCTTCGAAGTCGATGATCGCCGTGTGGTCCTTCGCGAGCGTCTCGGCTTCGA from Nitrospirota bacterium harbors:
- the tig gene encoding trigger factor, yielding MKSVIEEINPVKKKINIEIEPDSVDKEMDKAIKDVAKKAKIPGFRPGKAPKNIVEKHYGEEVRSEVMNKLISDSYLRALQEHKLSPVDMPKIENISTLAKGSPLSYTATVEVRPSITLGAYDGIEVKETDLVVTDEELNQTLDRLREMYAQLEVVEAETLAKDHTAIIDFEGFHGGKTIEGAKAADHMLAIGSGNLIPGFEEQLIGMKKGETRDIQVTFPADYANKEIAGKDARFTVSLKEIKKKVLPELNDEFAKDTGGNKTVDELKARVREDLEARKRDEQGSAQREELMSRLVDAHAFDVPQGMVEHELQTMARQQATRFARQGMDIKSFDAKKFMEKNQDLAVKRVKGILLLEEIAEKEKIEVTDQELSASIAAMAKGAGQTADAVKKYYDSQDGGLDNLRASLVQEKTLGLLLSRTRKSYNKK